A stretch of Arachis hypogaea cultivar Tifrunner chromosome 15, arahy.Tifrunner.gnm2.J5K5, whole genome shotgun sequence DNA encodes these proteins:
- the LOC112751660 gene encoding damage-control phosphatase At2g17340 encodes MESASELVEFPLLQTPIEANYRACTIPYRFPSDNPRKPTPTEISWIDLFYNSIPSFKKRAESDPSVSDAATKAEKFAQRYGDILEDLKKDPESHGGPPDCILLCRLREQVLRELGFTDIFKKVKDEENAKAISLFGDVVRLNDAIEDEGKRLENLVRGIFAGNIFDLGSAQLAEVFSKDGMSFLASCQNLVPRPWVIDDLDKFKAKWSKKSWKKVIIFVDNSGADIILGILPFARELLRRGSQVVLAANELPSINDVTYPELVEIISKLKDEEGHLMGVSISNLLIANSGNDLPVIDLTRVSQELAYLASDADFVILEGMGRGIETNLYAQFKCDSLKIGMVKHPEVAQFLGGRLYDCVFKYNEVSSL; translated from the exons ATGGAGAGCGCATCGGAGCTGGTGGAATTCCCTTTGCTGCAGACGCCGATCGAAGCAAACTACAGAGCTTGCACCATTCCCTACAGATTCCCCTCCGATAATCCTCGCAAGCCCACTCCCACCGAAATTTCTTGGATTGATCTCTTCTACAACTCCATCCCTTCCTTCAA AAAGCGTGCCGAGAGTGATCCTTCTGTTTCTGATGCTGCGACTAAGGCTGAAAAATTTGCTCAAAG GTATGGTGACATACTTGAAGATTTGAAGAAAGATCCCGAAAGTCATGGCGGGCCACCTGATTGTATC CTCCTCTGCAGACTTCGTGAGCAAGTACTTAGAGAACTGGGATTCACAGATATCTTCAAAAAAGTCAAG GATGAAGAAAATGCAAAAGCCATCTCCCTATTTGGGGATGTTGTTCGCCTTAACGATGCCATTGAAGATGAAGGCAAGCGACTTGAGAATCTTGTTAGAGGAATTTTTGCTGGAAACATATTTGATCTTGGCTCGGCACAG CTTGCAGAGGTTTTCTCCAAGGATGGGATGTCCTTTCTAGCTAGTTGTCAGAACCTTGTTCCTCGGCCTTGGGTTATTGATGATCTTGACAAATTTAAGGCGAAATGGAGCAAGAAGTCATGGAAGAAG GTTATCATATTCGTAGATAATTCTGGTGCAGATATCATTTTGGGTATACTGCCATTTGCGAGGGAGCTGCTTAGGCGTGGGAGTCAG GTTGTATTGGCTGCTAATGAATTACCTTCCATCAATGATGTGACTTACCCAGAGCTAGTTGAAATTATATCAAAG TTAAAAGATGAAGAAGGACATCTCATGGGTGTCAGTATTTCAAATCTTTTAATTGCCAACTCCGGCAATGATTTACCT GTCATTGATCTTACAAGAGTGTCACAAGAACTTGCTTACCTTGCCAGTGATGCAGATTTTGTCATCTTAGAAGGGATG GGTCGCGGAATAGAAACGAATCTCTATGCTCAATTTAAATGCGACTCCCTCAAGATTGGGATG GTGAAACATCCTGAAGTTGCACAATTTCTTGGTGGACGTTTGTATGATTGTGTTTTCAAATACAATGAAGTCTCAAGTTTATAA
- the LOC112751661 gene encoding enolase, giving the protein MATIRSVKARQIFDSRGNPTVEVDVTLSDGIFARAAVPSGASTGVYEALELRDGGSDYLGKGVLKAVENVNKIIAPALLGKDPTKQTEIDNFMVQQLDGTVNEWGWCKQKLGANAILAVSLAVCKAGAAVKKIPLYTHIANLAGNKTLVLPVPAFNVINGGSHAGNKLAMQEFMILPVGASSFKEAMKMGVEVYHHLKAVIKKKYGQDATNVGDEGGFAPNIQENKEGLELLKTAIAKAGYTGKVVIGMDVAASEFYGSKDKTYDLNFKEENNDGSQKISGDSLKNVYKSFVSDYPIVSIEDPFDQDDWEHYAKLTAEIGQQVQIVGDDLLVTNPKRVEKAIKEKACNALLLKVNQIGSVTESIEAVRMSKQAGWGVMASHRSGETEDTFIADLSVGLSTGQIKTGAPCRSERLAKYNQLLRIEEELGSAAVYAGAKFRAPVEPY; this is encoded by the exons ATGGCAACGATCAGGTCCGTCAAGGCTCGCCAGATCTTCGATAGCCGCGGAAATCCAACCGTCGAA GTTGACGTTACTCTTAGCGACGGAATCTTCGCCAGAGCTGCCGTGCCTAGCGGTGCTTCTACAG GTGTTTATGAAGCTCTGGAATTGAGGGATGGAGGTTCAGACTACCTTGGGAAAGGTGTTCTCAAG gCTGTGGAAAATGTGAATAAAATAATAGCACCTGCTCTGCTTGGCAAG GACCCAACAAAGCAGACTGAAATCGACAATTTCATGGTACAACAGCTTGATGGAACTGTTAATGAGTGGGGTTGGTGCAAGCAGAAG CTTGGAGCCAATGCTATTTTGGCAGTATCACTTGCTGTCTGTAAAGCAGGTGCTGCAGTGAAGAAAATTCCTCTGTACACA CACATTGCAAATCTTGCTGGGAACAAAACTTTGGTATTGCCTGTACCTGCATTTAATGTTATTAATGGAGGCTCACATGCAGGAAATAAGCTGGCAATGCAG GAGTTTATGATTCTCCCTGTCGGGGCATCCTCTTTCAAAGAAGCaatgaagatgggtgtagaagtATACCATCACCTGAAG GCTGTGATTAAAAAGAAGTATGGACAAGATGCTACTAATGTTGGAGATGAAGGAGGCTTTGCTCCTAATATTCAG GAAAACAAAGAGGGTCTTGAGCTTTTGAAGACTGCCATTGCAAAAGCTGGTTATACTGGAAAG GTTGTAATTGGTATGGATGTTGCTGCCTCAGAATTCTATGGTAGTAAGGACAAAACATATGACTTAAATTTTAAGGAAGAG AATAATGATGGATCCCAGAAAATCTCAGGAGACAGCTTAAAGAACGTGTACAAATCATTTGTGTCAGATTATCCAATTGTTTCCATTGAAGATCCCTTTGATCAGGATGACTGGGAGCACTATGCAAAGTTAACTGCTGAAATTGGCCAGCAAGTACAAATTGTTGGTGATGATCTCCTTGTCACCAACCCAAAG CGTGTGGAAAAAGCAATTAAGGAGAAAGCTTGCAATGCCCTTTTGTTGAAG GTCAATCAAATCGGCAGTGTAACAGAGAGTATTGAAGCTGTGAGAATGTCAAAGCAAGCTGGCTGGGGTGTCATGGCCAGCCACCGGAG tggtgAAACTGAGGATACTTTCATTGCTGACCTCTCAGTTGGATTATCAACG GGTCAGATCAAAACTGGAGCTCCCTGCAGATCAGAAAGGCTTGCCAAGTACAACCAG CTTCTTAGGATTGAGGAGGAGCTTGGTTCTGCTGCAGTGTATGCTGGAGCCAAATTCAGAGCCCCAGTGGAACCCTACTAA